One Mucilaginibacter ginkgonis genomic region harbors:
- a CDS encoding HU family DNA-binding protein — protein MTKAEIITEISTKTGIEKIDVQETVEAFFKVVKTSMVSGENVYVRGFGSFVVKKRAKKTARNISKNTAIIIPEHFVPSFKPAKTFVEKVKTGNKTKSK, from the coding sequence ATGACCAAGGCAGAAATAATAACTGAGATCTCAACCAAGACCGGTATAGAAAAGATTGATGTGCAAGAGACTGTCGAAGCATTTTTCAAGGTTGTAAAAACTTCGATGGTTAGTGGCGAGAATGTGTATGTGAGAGGTTTCGGTAGTTTTGTTGTTAAGAAAAGAGCTAAGAAAACAGCCCGTAATATTTCTAAAAATACTGCCATAATAATACCGGAACATTTTGTACCAAGTTTTAAACCTGCCAAAACTTTCGTAGAGAAGGTGAAGACCGGTAACAAAACCAAATCAAAATAA
- a CDS encoding tetratricopeptide repeat protein, with protein sequence MNKKQIVVVVAVVAVMGYLYSLPVKGLVKPKDDSSHRNGVATGATAVRPVTQVNVEAISASAKAAIGPSLAGKIAELEQKLSKAPDANAKTALQKQLAQQWDDVNQPAPAGFYYLDLARKDNSFTNWLNAGNRFNDAYKFTQDTLVQPAYVQNSVESFEHARKLQPENLDAETGLGIAYVNGGAASPMQGISLLLDVVKKDPANRNANINLGQFAMKSGQYDKAVARFKTVIAQKAEVEPLFYLAESYKQLGMKKEAIAAYERCKDLMPDPAFGQRIDQFIKELKD encoded by the coding sequence ATGAATAAGAAACAAATAGTTGTAGTTGTAGCCGTTGTGGCTGTAATGGGCTATTTGTATTCTTTACCTGTTAAAGGGCTTGTAAAGCCCAAAGATGACAGCAGCCACCGCAATGGTGTTGCCACAGGTGCCACGGCTGTGAGGCCGGTAACACAGGTAAATGTCGAAGCGATTTCGGCATCGGCTAAAGCGGCCATAGGCCCTTCGCTGGCAGGTAAAATTGCCGAACTTGAACAAAAGCTAAGTAAGGCGCCCGATGCTAACGCCAAAACTGCCCTGCAAAAACAACTGGCCCAGCAATGGGACGATGTTAACCAGCCGGCCCCTGCAGGTTTTTATTACCTGGACCTTGCCCGCAAAGACAACAGTTTTACCAACTGGTTAAACGCGGGTAATAGGTTTAATGACGCGTATAAGTTTACGCAAGACACTTTAGTGCAGCCTGCATATGTACAAAACTCGGTAGAGTCATTTGAGCATGCGCGTAAACTGCAGCCTGAAAACCTGGACGCGGAAACAGGTCTAGGTATCGCTTATGTAAATGGTGGTGCCGCCAGCCCGATGCAGGGTATCAGCTTACTGCTCGATGTGGTAAAGAAAGATCCTGCTAACCGCAACGCCAACATTAACCTTGGCCAGTTTGCCATGAAGAGCGGGCAGTATGATAAAGCAGTAGCGCGTTTTAAAACCGTTATCGCGCAAAAGGCAGAGGTTGAACCTTTGTTTTATCTTGCCGAAAGCTATAAACAGCTGGGCATGAAAAAAGAGGCCATTGCAGCCTATGAACGATGTAAAGACCTGATGCCCGACCCGGCATTTGGCCAGCGCATTGATCAGTTTATAAAAGAATTAAAAGATTAG
- the radA gene encoding DNA repair protein RadA has protein sequence MAKTKTTYFCQSCGYETPKWLGKCPACQQWNTFVEEVIEKPNSSVPDWKATNSTSQQRSNKAVAVGDIAVQDEHRFATPDQEFNRVLGGGIVAGSLVLIGGEPGIGKSTLMLQLAMNMPGLKVLYVSGEESEKQIKMRAERLNATPQPPEGGVEFGSGNAVPPSGGGGGCYILTETSTQNIFKQIEQTEPDLVVIDSIQTLYSSHIESTPGSVSQVRECTAELLRFAKESGTPVILIGHITKDGMIAGPKILEHMVDTVLQFEGDRHHVYRILRCIKNRFGSASELGIYEMLGVGLREVSNPSEILLSQRDEALSGITISATLEGMRPMLIETQALVSTSPYGTPQRSATGFDTRRMNMLLAVLEKKCGFKLGAKDVFLNITGGIKVEDPAIDLGLAAAIISSHEDIAVPSKTCFAGELGLSGEIRAVNRVEQRIAEAQKLGFEKIFISKYNLPSTKQDKQRIDLSRYTIEIIPVAGIDEVFNLLFG, from the coding sequence ATGGCCAAAACTAAAACAACTTACTTCTGTCAGAGCTGCGGCTACGAAACACCGAAGTGGCTGGGCAAATGCCCTGCATGCCAGCAGTGGAACACTTTTGTAGAAGAAGTTATTGAAAAGCCAAACTCATCTGTGCCCGATTGGAAAGCCACCAATTCGACGTCTCAGCAACGGTCTAACAAAGCGGTCGCGGTTGGCGATATAGCTGTACAAGATGAGCACCGTTTTGCCACACCCGATCAGGAATTTAACCGCGTGCTTGGCGGCGGCATTGTAGCCGGGTCGCTGGTATTGATCGGCGGCGAGCCAGGGATAGGCAAGTCTACCCTAATGTTACAGTTGGCCATGAATATGCCGGGACTTAAAGTGCTATATGTATCCGGCGAAGAAAGCGAAAAGCAAATAAAGATGAGAGCTGAGAGGCTAAACGCTACCCCCCAACCCCCTGAAGGGGGAGTTGAATTTGGAAGCGGAAATGCGGTTCCCCCTTCAGGGGGCGGAGGGGGTTGTTACATCCTTACCGAAACCTCTACCCAAAACATCTTTAAACAAATAGAGCAAACAGAGCCGGATCTGGTGGTAATCGATTCGATACAAACGCTATACTCATCGCATATCGAGTCGACGCCGGGGAGCGTATCTCAAGTGCGTGAATGTACGGCCGAACTGCTGCGTTTCGCAAAGGAAAGCGGCACGCCGGTAATATTAATTGGACACATCACCAAAGATGGCATGATAGCCGGCCCCAAGATACTGGAGCACATGGTTGATACGGTTCTACAGTTCGAGGGCGACAGGCACCATGTATACCGTATTTTGCGCTGCATCAAAAACCGTTTTGGTTCGGCATCAGAATTGGGTATTTATGAAATGTTAGGGGTAGGGTTGAGGGAGGTATCTAACCCTTCAGAAATATTGCTTTCTCAACGAGATGAAGCTCTGAGCGGGATTACCATATCAGCAACGCTTGAGGGTATGCGCCCAATGCTGATCGAGACGCAGGCACTTGTGAGTACATCGCCATACGGAACGCCGCAGCGGTCGGCTACAGGCTTTGACACTCGCCGAATGAACATGCTTTTAGCGGTCCTTGAAAAAAAGTGTGGATTTAAACTCGGTGCTAAAGACGTATTCCTGAATATAACCGGTGGTATAAAAGTAGAAGACCCCGCAATAGATTTGGGACTTGCCGCGGCCATTATATCCTCTCACGAAGATATTGCCGTCCCATCTAAAACTTGTTTTGCAGGTGAGTTGGGACTGTCGGGAGAGATACGCGCGGTCAACCGCGTAGAACAGCGTATTGCTGAAGCACAGAAACTCGGCTTCGAAAAAATATTTATCTCGAAATACAACTTACCCTCTACCAAACAAGATAAACAACGGATAGATCTTTCCCGCTACACCATCGAGATCATTCCTGTTGCCGGGATCGATGAGGTATTTAACCTATTATTCGGTTAA
- the mutY gene encoding A/G-specific adenine glycosylase, with product MNFSDTLINWYQSNKRDLPWRNTTDAYIIWLSEIILQQTRVEQGMPYFYRFAEKYPTVTDFAAAPEDDILKLWQGLGYYSRGRNMLVTAKLVKEQHGNVFPNRYDELIKLKGIGEYTAAAISSFAANEAKAVVDGNVYRVLSRYFGINEPINSTTGKKIFQQTANDVLNKEHAGLHNQAIMEFGAMLCKPKNPACGICPVKEGCYAFMHNATTALPVKLKKLKIRERFLYYFLVTDGTRILLNKRGDKDIWANMYDLPLIETIEPVVVTKMVQSNQVKDRFGNKIYVKSVEGPHKHLLTHQRLMVTFITTDTKPNKMEEGWFYTEVENLNKLALPKIIFIFLTKFFKFKFNSPG from the coding sequence ATGAATTTTTCTGACACGCTGATCAACTGGTACCAGTCTAACAAACGCGATCTGCCCTGGCGCAACACTACAGACGCATACATTATCTGGCTGTCAGAGATCATCTTACAGCAAACGCGTGTGGAGCAGGGCATGCCCTATTTCTATCGCTTCGCAGAAAAATATCCAACCGTTACAGATTTTGCCGCCGCACCGGAAGATGACATTCTAAAACTGTGGCAAGGCTTGGGGTATTACTCGCGCGGCCGCAACATGCTGGTTACCGCCAAACTAGTGAAAGAACAACATGGCAATGTATTCCCTAACAGATATGACGAGCTGATCAAACTTAAAGGCATTGGCGAATATACGGCTGCAGCTATATCATCCTTCGCGGCTAATGAAGCAAAGGCGGTGGTAGACGGAAACGTTTACCGGGTGCTGTCGCGATATTTTGGAATAAATGAGCCTATTAATTCAACAACGGGCAAGAAGATATTTCAGCAAACAGCGAATGATGTTTTAAATAAAGAACACGCAGGACTTCACAACCAGGCGATAATGGAATTTGGCGCAATGCTGTGCAAACCTAAAAACCCAGCTTGCGGCATATGCCCCGTAAAAGAAGGGTGTTATGCATTTATGCACAATGCTACCACGGCACTGCCGGTTAAACTAAAGAAGCTTAAAATACGGGAGCGATTTCTCTACTATTTCCTTGTAACGGATGGCACCCGGATATTGCTTAATAAACGGGGCGATAAAGACATCTGGGCAAACATGTATGATTTACCATTAATAGAAACAATAGAGCCAGTAGTTGTAACTAAGATGGTACAATCAAACCAGGTAAAAGACAGGTTTGGTAACAAAATATATGTAAAATCTGTGGAAGGGCCTCACAAACACTTGCTTACCCACCAAAGATTAATGGTAACCTTTATTACTACTGATACAAAACCGAATAAAATGGAAGAAGGGTGGTTTTATACAGAAGTAGAAAATTTAAATAAATTGGCTTTGCCTAAAATCATTTTTATATTTTTAACTAAATTTTTTAAATTCAAATTTAATTCTCCCGGTTAA
- a CDS encoding Rne/Rng family ribonuclease: protein MIKELVIDSTPNGATIALLQDKQLVELHKEQATNNYTVGDIYLGRIKKIMPGLNAAFVDVGYDKDAFLHYLDLGPQVQTLLKLTKQVRGGSYQSKLLDQIKLDADISKSGKISEVLAKNQVIPVQIAKEPISTKGPRLSSDLSIAGRYVVLVPFSETISISKKIKSNTERTRLRKIVESIKPKHFGVIIRTVSENKGVVELQKDLLDLISKWETFMTRLPATEPAKKILGEIDRTSTLLRDILNPDFARIYVNETSIFEEIKSYVHEISPDLEDIVRLHKHKDPIFEHYGIEKQIKGAFGKTVNLPGGAYLVIEHTEALHVIDVNSGNRTANKENQEENAFQVNKEAAREIARQLRLRDMGGIVVVDFIDMHKPQNRKDLFDFLRDEMAHDRAKHTILPPSKFGLVQITRQRVRPEMNIVTSEVCPTCHGTGAIRPSILLLDDIETNFNYILVEQNEKNITLCVHPYLEAYIKKGLVNRQMKWYFKYHQWIKVKSSPAYQITEFHFFNSKEEEIKL, encoded by the coding sequence TTGATAAAAGAACTCGTTATCGATTCAACCCCCAACGGGGCTACTATTGCATTATTACAGGATAAACAACTCGTAGAGCTTCATAAAGAGCAAGCCACCAACAATTATACTGTTGGTGATATTTATTTGGGCCGCATAAAGAAAATTATGCCGGGCCTTAATGCTGCTTTTGTTGATGTAGGTTATGATAAGGATGCGTTTTTGCATTACCTTGACTTAGGCCCGCAGGTACAAACCTTGCTTAAACTTACCAAGCAGGTCCGCGGCGGCAGCTACCAGTCTAAACTGCTCGATCAGATAAAGCTTGATGCTGATATCAGCAAATCGGGCAAAATATCAGAGGTTTTAGCAAAGAACCAAGTCATACCGGTGCAGATAGCTAAAGAACCTATCTCTACCAAAGGGCCTCGTTTAAGCTCAGACTTATCTATAGCCGGCCGCTACGTGGTGCTGGTGCCGTTCTCAGAAACTATCTCTATCTCTAAAAAGATAAAGAGCAATACAGAACGTACCCGCCTGCGTAAAATAGTGGAAAGTATAAAACCAAAGCATTTTGGCGTTATCATCCGTACAGTATCCGAAAATAAGGGCGTAGTAGAATTACAGAAGGACCTGCTCGATCTGATATCGAAGTGGGAAACCTTTATGACGCGGTTGCCGGCAACAGAACCGGCTAAAAAAATATTGGGCGAGATAGACCGTACCTCGACCCTGTTAAGGGATATCCTTAACCCCGATTTTGCGCGTATTTATGTAAACGAGACCAGCATCTTTGAAGAGATAAAGTCTTATGTTCATGAGATATCGCCGGATCTTGAAGACATTGTCCGCCTGCATAAGCACAAGGACCCGATATTTGAACATTACGGTATCGAAAAGCAAATCAAAGGTGCTTTTGGTAAAACCGTAAATCTGCCTGGTGGCGCATACCTGGTTATCGAGCATACAGAAGCCCTGCACGTTATAGATGTGAACAGCGGTAACCGTACTGCTAATAAAGAAAACCAGGAAGAAAATGCCTTCCAGGTAAATAAAGAGGCAGCCCGAGAAATTGCGCGTCAATTGCGTCTGCGCGATATGGGCGGTATTGTGGTAGTCGATTTTATTGACATGCATAAGCCGCAAAACCGTAAAGATCTGTTCGACTTTCTTCGCGATGAAATGGCGCACGACCGTGCGAAACATACCATTTTGCCGCCAAGTAAGTTTGGTCTGGTACAAATTACCCGTCAGCGTGTGCGGCCCGAGATGAACATCGTTACCAGCGAAGTTTGCCCTACCTGCCATGGTACCGGCGCTATTCGCCCGTCGATATTGTTGTTAGACGATATCGAAACCAATTTCAATTACATTCTCGTAGAACAGAATGAGAAAAATATTACGCTTTGCGTGCACCCTTATTTAGAAGCCTACATTAAAAAAGGACTGGTTAACCGCCAGATGAAATGGTACTTTAAATATCACCAGTGGATCAAAGTAAAAAGCAGCCCTGCTTATCAGATCACAGAATTTCACTTCTTCAACTCGAAAGAAGAAGAGATCAAGCTTTGA
- a CDS encoding single-stranded DNA-binding protein: protein MSGINKVILVGHLGKDPEIRQLEGGVSVVSFPLATSETFNKDGRKVEQTEWHNIVMWRGLAEVASKYLSKGKLVYLEGKLRTRSFEDKEGIKKYTTEVVAENFTMLGRKSDFEGESQKADKTEESNQDLPY from the coding sequence ATGTCTGGAATAAACAAAGTAATACTTGTTGGTCACTTAGGTAAAGATCCCGAAATACGGCAGTTAGAAGGTGGAGTATCTGTAGTAAGTTTCCCTTTGGCAACTTCTGAAACCTTTAACAAAGACGGCCGTAAGGTAGAGCAAACAGAGTGGCATAACATAGTAATGTGGAGAGGACTTGCTGAAGTTGCATCTAAATACTTAAGCAAAGGCAAGCTTGTTTATCTGGAAGGAAAGTTGCGCACCCGCTCATTTGAAGATAAAGAGGGGATCAAGAAATATACAACGGAAGTTGTGGCCGAAAATTTTACAATGCTGGGCCGCAAAAGCGATTTTGAGGGCGAAAGCCAAAAAGCAGATAAAACCGAAGAGTCTAACCAGGATTTGCCTTACTAA